In Gossypium arboreum isolate Shixiya-1 chromosome 5, ASM2569848v2, whole genome shotgun sequence, a single genomic region encodes these proteins:
- the LOC108477150 gene encoding uncharacterized protein LOC108477150 — MEGPPPNDCCSICHGYFNVPCQANCSHWFCGNCIMLVWQHGSPFQTCKCPLCRRQITLLVPGEASLRERHNPAVAEVLEKVEKYNRYFGGQSNGLIQRLQDLPFLLRRLLREITDPQRTLPLVIRARIYLAMFLSAIYIFSPIDIIPEAILGVVGLLDDLLIALVGFLHVATIYRSVLYSRHGGS, encoded by the exons ATGGAGGGGCCTCCGCCCAATGACTGCTGCTCTATTTGCCATGGATACTTTAACGTTCCTTGCCAAGCCAATTGTTCTCATTGGTTCTGCG GTAACTGTATTATGCTTGTTTGGCAACATGGATCCCCATTTCAAACTTGTAAATGCCCTCTGTGTCGGCGTCAGATTACTTTGTTAGTTCCTGGTGAGGCCTCATTAAGGGAGCGTCATAATCCAGCAGTTGCGGAGGTTCTGGAAAAGGTTGAAAAATACAACCGTTACTTTGGTGGACAATCCAATGGTCTCATTCAG AGACTGCAAGACCTTCCTTTTCTGCTTCGCAGATTGTTACGAGAAATAACAGATCCTCAAAGAACTCTTCCTCTTGTTATCAGAGCTCGTATATATCTTGCA ATGTTCTTAAGTGCCATCTACATATTCAGCCCCATAGACATTATTCCTGAAG CTATCTTGGGGGTAGTCGGCCTTTTGGATGATCTTCTTATAGCACTCGTCGGTTTTCTCCATGTTGCCACCATCTATCGGTCTGTTCTATACTCTCGTCATGGAGGTTCTTGA